In the Mesoplodon densirostris isolate mMesDen1 chromosome 6, mMesDen1 primary haplotype, whole genome shotgun sequence genome, GAGGAGGACTCTGCGGCAGGTCCCCATACaggggctgctgggctgggctgggcttggCCCGTTGGTGCAGCGTTGGTGAAATGCACTCCAGCTGGAAGGCTTGGAGAAGGGGCTTCAGTTCTAGAAGCGTCCTCATGCCTCACACATGTGCCCTGTCCTTGGGGGAGGTCACGGCCCAGGCAACGCGTTCCTGTTTATTTGCGCCTCCAACACGCCATCTCTGGCTTTGGTCATTTGCTCAGTCTCTAATTTATGGGACTTGacctccccaccctccacagaGGAAGCTGCCCATTAGCAAGAGTCATGGAAAATGTGAACCAACTCTTAGCAAAAGTGGATGAGTTTTCTTTGTTGGTCATTTTTTTATGGCAGGGTTATACACAGccgcccctccccaccaccaccacatatACTCACACACTTGactattttaaacaaagaaagaagcagGATAGCGCGGATAAAACAGGGCTTCGCTGCTGTCCGGCGATTGGCTGGCTCCAGTGAGTGCAAGTCATTCTTATTATCCCTGAGAGGAGGAAGGGTTTGCTTAGATTTAGGGGCAGAATAAGACAGAGCCAGGTGTGGATTTCAGATGCATGTTCTTAGCCCATCCCGCTGGGGAGAGCCCAGGAACCTGCATTTGGAAGGAGGACGGCCTCAGAAAAGCCCTGCCTTGGTGGTAAAGAGCACGGGCCGGGGAGtttcctggtggtctagtggttaggatttggcgctttcactactgtggcccgggttcaattcctggtcagggaactgagatcctgcaagccatgcggcgtggccaaaattaaaaaaataaataaaagagcaggGGCTGGAGGCAGACCTAGGCTCCACCCCGGCTCTCACTCAACCCCACTGAGCCCCACGTTTCCTGCCTGGTGTCCAAGGCCAGAGGGGAAGATAGGGGAGACCATGGCAGAGGCTGCATCTTGGCGAGCCCTGGGGTCGGTAAGAAAACCAACCAGCAGCCCTGCGTGGCTCCCGGTCTGCTAACAGGACTTCACTTTCTGAGCCGCTCACAGGAACAAGCTTGGAGTCACCGTCGCCCCTGCCTCTGGGGTATCTCCTTGTCTTGGCAATGATGGATGTGAGTCTGGTACCCCCGAGATGGTCCCCAGGGGTGTGGGGCCTTTCGGGGCGGAGGGTCTCAGCTTCCAGGACATTCTCAAAGCCGACTCCTGGCTGACTGCACCCCCTTGCCTTCCCAGAGCCCACCGGAATGACATGGAGACCATCTACCCTTTCCTGTTCCTGGGCTTCGTCTACTCCTTCTTGGGGCCTGACCCCTTCGTTGCCTGGATGCACTTCCTGGTCGTCTTCCTGGGCCGCATGGTGCACACCGTGGCCTACCTGGGGAAGCTGCGGGCGCCCACCCGCTCTCTGGCCTACACCCTGGCCCAGCTCCCCTGCGCCTCCATGGCCCTGCAGATTGTCTGGGAAGCAGCTCACCACCTGTGACCAGCCGCTGACACTTCCTCGGCCGCCAGACCCCTGGCCACGAGCCACCGGGAGACCAGGTGCCCCTCTGAGATTGTGATAGGCCCCGGAGCCTGGTTTCCTGGCAACCAGCTGGATTCCTGGGTGAAGCCACCGATTGGAACTGTTTAGAGACCGGTTGTCACGAATGATAGAAAATCCTTCCACTTAAAGAACAGAGCATGAAAAatatccctccctcttcctccccaagtCTGGGAAGGGCGAGCAGAGACTCAGTTCCGGTTTCTGAACCTAACGACCCTCTGAATCCAGGGCTGTAATAAATAAGGACTTCTCACCtccaccccagagattctgatttagctGGTCTAGAGGGGAGCCTGGGCGTCTGCATTTTTAGAAAGTTCCTGTGAGCCCCAACAATGGCGGGGCCTGAGGCCCACTGGCAGTTCCCTCTAGGGGAGGGCCCAGGACCGGCAGGGTAGGAGTTTCTCTCACGGTGGGAGAAGGGTTGTGTTCCTTTGTGCCCTGTTGACAGTTCCCTGTGCCACATTCCTTTGCTGGATCCTTCTCTCTTTGGCACAGGTGCCGACGGGAAGGGCCCACAGTAAGGTCGACCTTCTCTTCCCGAGGCTTTAGTTGTTCCGAAGGGCTGTCATTCAAGGACAAGGCTTTGAAGGACCAACCGCTAAAAGGAAATTTTGACTCCTTCGGTATTTGGGAGGCTTGAAAACCACAAATGTGCAACCCCTGCCGGGGAATCATGTGTCTCTCCTGGATCTTGCTCTAAGAGCATGTGGCTTTAGTCATTAATGAAGTGTCTGACCAGCTTGGCCCCTTGGCTGCTGGTTCCTGGCATCCACCACCGCCCAGGCTGGCTGGGCATCCGGCTCGCCGGACACTTGCGGGTCTGTGTCTGGGGCGAAACTGACAAGACACAGTCTCCAGCAAACACACAAACCCACCCAGACGAGGGTGTTGAATCATGCAGAAAGCAAGCAGGCTGCTGGGCGACACCCTCCCACCTCCTGCCGTGGGCCAGTAAGATGGTCAGTCAaccccatttttacagatgaggaaaccgaggctcaaggTGGACTCCCTGCAGCTCTGAACCCCGCCTGTCTGGCTCTCCAAAACTGCTCTAACCATTGTACAGTCCTGCCTTTTCCCAAACCCCCTCCCCAGTGCTGCCCCTTTCCTCCAGGATCTAGGGAAGCCCCCCCTCGTACCTGGGCATGGCTTCCTCTCAGAGCCCTGCAGCCCCTGAGCTTCTGCCCCCGCGGACTGACGGGTCTGCCTAGTGGGGGCCTCACTGGGGACCCAGGGTTCCCCAGGCCTCACTAGAAATCCGAGTCGGCCCCCCTGCCCGGCCGTGCTAGGAGGTGGGATGGGTAACATTGCTTCCTGGTGGTGAGATGAGCCTCTGTTCTGGGGCTGCAGCCGCACATCTGGAAACAGAAAGCGCACATCCCTGTATTCAGTGTCTGCCGTTTGCTAAGCATCGGCTGAGCATggtgtttacaatttttttttccacttgatCCTCTATCCCAGGAAGGAGGTATTTCTGCTTTTTGATGCGGAAAGTAAGGCTCGGAAAGGAGCTGTAACTTGCCCAACATCCCGGAGCTGGGATGTGGTAAAGGAGGAGCAGACCCAGTATGTGTGCTTGTATTTTAGTATTTTCCCTTCTGGGGAAAGAGGGACTGAGAGGACAAAGTGCCCAGCTCAGAGCCGGGTGAGGAGGGCATCCGATACCCACAAGGACCATGTGCCCTGGGACCGAGGGAGGGGGCAGCTCCTCGGAACTGCAGAAGCAGCAGCCCCTTGTGCACTGGCCCATCAGTCACTCCCTGCCCCGTCCCCCGGGACCCCTCCGATGCTGAGCCACAACAGGGTGGGGGGACGGCAGGACATCAGACAGTGACAACTCCAAGTGCTCAGTGCCCTAACGGGGGTAGGTGGACAGTGGGAGCACAGGGAAGGCCTCTAACCCCTGCTGGGGAGGGGCTTCCTAGGGGAGGTGACAGCTCGCCTGCCATGGGGGTAAGTCAGACCGGTTTTGGGGGGGTGTCCAATCAAACTGAGGGAAGACGAGCAGAGCTCAGCCCCCTGGGGTCTTGTGCCTGGGAAGTGGAGGGGGGCGtgtgggagagggtgggggaaggggggtgggcgGAAAGGGGCTCATTCAAGGACTTGGGGCCTTGTCGGGTGGGTTCAGAGCCAGGGTGAGGACAAGTGGGCGAGGGATTAGTGACCTGGGTCTGTGTCCTAAGAGGATTTCCGAGAAGCCACGTGGAGGGCAGCATGGTGAGGTGACAGCTG is a window encoding:
- the PTGES gene encoding prostaglandin E synthase, with protein sequence MPPPGLELMSGRVLPAFLLCSTLLVIKMYVVAIITGQVRLRKKAFANPEDAQRHGGLQYCRSDPDVERCLRAHRNDMETIYPFLFLGFVYSFLGPDPFVAWMHFLVVFLGRMVHTVAYLGKLRAPTRSLAYTLAQLPCASMALQIVWEAAHHL